From Bacillus rossius redtenbacheri isolate Brsri chromosome 16, Brsri_v3, whole genome shotgun sequence, a single genomic window includes:
- the LOC134540449 gene encoding apolipoprotein D-like, producing MMAAASSLVRALAALLLAGSVAGHSYHLGGCPSVDPMPDFDMSRFLGRWYVVQKTSTGSRCLVNQYSRGLGERNYTLEQDSEHFLLGLTSVDHVYRYTGLLTAPAASSPAAMRVRFPLSVAGSASYTVFMTDYENYAGVFTCQKMTFAHRQSASILSRRPTLSKVIVDKIRNRLSSYNVDPYDLSIINQTECHLNTTDGYDININPNTLTAGSVASVVRKAGEKIGDGIEVVADGATRLYHHVRGDGDDATSHGRDREELSDAPGGYEAEWLP from the exons ATGATGGCCGCGGCGAGCAGCTTGGTGCGCGCCCTGGCGGCGCTGCTATTGGCCGGCTCCGTGGCGGGACACTCCTACCACCTGGGCGGCTGCCCCAGCGTCGACCCCATGCCGGACTTCGACATGTCCAGG ttcCTCGGCAGGTGGTACGTGGTGCAGAAGACGTCGACGGGCAGCCGCTGCCTGGTGAACCAGTACTCGCGCGGCCTGGGCGAGCGCAACTACACGCTGGAGCAGGACAGCGAGCACTTCCTGCTGGGGCTGACGAGCGTGGACCACGTGTACCGCTACACGGGGCTGCTGACTGCTCCAGCGGCCTCGTCGCCCGCCGCCATGCGCGTGCGCTTCCCGCTCA GCGTGGCCGGCAGCGCCTCCTACACGGTCTTCATGACGGACTACGAGAACTACGCCGGGGTGTTCACGTGCCAGAAGATGACCTTCGCGCACCGCCAGTCCGCCTCCATCCTGTCGCGCAGGCCCACCCTCAGCAAGGTCATCGTGGACAAG ATCCGTAACCGCCTGTCCAGCTACAACGTGGACCCGTACGACCTGAGCATCATCAACCAGACGGAGTGCCACCTGAACACCACGGACGGCTACGACATCAACATCAACCCCAACACGCTGACGGCCGGCAGCGTGGCCAGCGTGGTGCGCAAGGCGGGCGAGAAGATCGGCGACGGCATCGAGGTGGTGGCGGATGGCGCGACGCGGCTGTACCACCACGTCAGGGGCGACGGCGACGATGCGACCAGCCACGGGCGCGACCGGGAGGAGCTGAGCGACGCGCCGGGCGGCTACGAGGCCGAGTGGCTGCCGTGA